The following nucleotide sequence is from Pseudonocardia sp. C8.
CGTGGGGCCTTCGTACTCCATCGCCTGCCGTTGGACGTCGAGCACGTTCGGGACGTAACGACCTGTGGCCTCGAAGTAGCCGGCATCCTCGGCCACGGCGATGTCGTCGTCGTTGAAGGGGAAGCCGGCGAACGCGCGAGCCGCGGCCGTCAGCTGACCTTCTGCGGCCAGCTCGCCCATGCGGGCGACGGCCGCGCCGAGAGCCGCTCGCTCCTGCCCGTCCATCAGCCACGGCATCACCGGCCCGACGACGGCCACCGCGTCCACCGCGTCGGGCTGCACCCCCGCGGCCGTGAGTGCCAGTCCGCCGCCGGCGGACCAACCCACCAGTCCGGTCGGTTCTCCGATGCTGTCGACGTAGGCGAGGACGTCGTCGACCAGCCGGCCCCAGCTGAGGTCGGGGTGATCGTCGCTGAGGCCACGGCCCCGCCAGCTCGGCAGGTAGCACGTGAACCGGTCGATGAGATGCGGCAGCAGCGCCTGCCAGTCGATGTCGCCGTCACCGATGATCCCGTGCACGAACACCAGCGGCCGTCCTTGGCCGTGCACGGTCCCTCCGATGGTGACGCCGTCGGTGGCGGTCACGAAGTGGGTGCGTTGGCTGCTCATGTGCGCTCTCCTGCATCTCGTGCGGTCGTGCCCGACCATGACGCGAAGGACGCCGGAGAACGTCACCCCACCCGGTACGTCTCGGCGGGCAGGGGTGGTACTAGAGGTCGCGGCGGGCCACCTGTGCGGCGAGATCCGCGCGTCCACCGACGTCGAGCTTGGCGTAGACGTGGGTCAGGTGCTTCTTGACCGTGTTGACGCTCATGAACAGGCGCTCACCGATGCCGGCGTTGGTGTGGCCTTCGGCGACCAGCAGCACGACGTCGCGTTCGACGGGAGACAGTGACGCCCAGCCGGCCTGCGGGCGCCGACGCTCGCCTCGCCCGCGGCGCGCATAGGCGACCGCGGCGGCCAGCGACAGCTCGCCGCCCGCGTCCCAGCATGCCGCCGCGTCGGTGGGGTTCAGGGCGGCTCGTGCCGTGCTGCGGGCACGGTCGAAGCGGTCGGCCTGGATCGGGAGGCGGGCGAGCCCCGTTTCGGTGTGGAACCGTTGCGACGCGGCGAGCAGGCGAAGCGACCGCTGGGGTTCGCCGAGGGCCACGGCAAGGTCGGCAATCATCTCCAGCGCCGCGGCGGCACCGACGCGGTCGCCGTAGTCGTCGAGCACCTCCAGGCCGTCATGGGCCAGCTCCCACGCCCTTCCGAGGTTCTCGTCCTCCTTCCCGGCCAGTGCCGCGAGGCCGAGCCACGACCGGCCCAACGGGAACGGGAGCCGTGGGTCGGACGACAGTGCGCGGCTGGCCTCCAGATGTGCGCGGGCGTCGTCGTCGTGCTCACCGACGTGGGCGACCACGCCCAGCAGCCACTCACCGACGGCTTCGTCCCAGCGACTGCCACTCCCACGGCCGATCCGCACGAGCTCTGCAGCCGTGGCCCGTGCGGTGTCCAGGTCACCGGATGCACAGGCCGACAACGCGCGCCACGGGCACAACCACATCTCGTGGTTGGACCCCGTCAGGCCTCGTGCCCGCAGCACCGCGTGCGCCTCGGACAGCCAACGCCGGGCCTGACCCTGATTTCCGTGCAGGACCTCGACCGCTCCGAGGCCGGCGAGCCCGATCGCTTCCCACCCGGGACGTACGACCTGCCGGCCGAGCTCGACGGCACGTTCAGCGTGCCGGCGTGACCGGTCGAGCCGCCCCGACCACCCCGCCCACAGCCCGAGAACCGCGTGGGCGGCGGGCAGATGGAAGACGACGTCGTCGGCTTCGCACACCTCGATCGCCCGCTCGAGCAGGCTGCACCCGGCGTCGATCGTTCGACTTCGGAGCAGTGTCCATCCGGTGATCGCCAGGGCGTAGGCGTGGGTCGCCGCATCACCGCACTGCTCGGCATGCCCGACCGCTTCCTCGACGTCGGCGTCCACCTGCGCGCTGGTCGACAGCCCCGCCAGGGCCCCCGTCTGGGCCCGAACGCTCAAGCCGAGCGCGAGCGCACCGTCCACACCAGTGGCGCGTGCCGCCTCGACCGCGTGGCTCGCCGACCGATGGGCGCCGGCATAGTCGCCGCCACCGATGGCCAGCAGCGCCGCGGTGGTCAGCCCCCGCACGCGTTCCTCCTCGGGTACGCCCCGGATCTCGGCTGCGTCGTGCAGGCGTCGATGCACCTCCCCGGACAGGCCGCGCTCGAACCAGAAGCGGACGATGGGCTCGGTGATGTCCACCAGCGCTCGCAGGTCCGCCGACTCCGCCGCCCGGTCCATCGCGGCACGCAGGTCGTCGAGGTCGGCCACGAGCCGCGTCATCCATGGCCCAGGCCGTCCACTGTTGAGACCCGCGTGCGCCCGCCCGGCCAGCCCGACATGGAACTCCAGATGGCGATCACGCACCCGGGCGGGGTCATCGAGCTCGGACAGCCGCTGCCGGGCATACACCCGGATCGACTCCAACAGACGGTAGCGGGCTCTCCCGTGGCGCTCGATGATCTCCAACATCGACTGTTCGACCAGCCCGGCGACCAGATCGAGCACGTCGTCGCCGTCGATGCCGTCCCCGGCCACGACCGCCTCCGCGGCGTCGAGCTCGAACGAACCGGCGAACACCGACAGCCGCGCCAGCGCCAGCCGCTGCGCGGCGTCGAGCAGGTCATAGCTCCAGTCCAGCGACGCCACGAGCGTTCGTTGACGTGCCGGCGCCCCCCGCAGGCCGCCGGTGAGCAGGCCGAAGCGGTCCGACAGCCCGGCCGCGATCTGGCCCGGCGCCAGCACCCGCACCCGCGCCGCCGCGAGCTCGATCGCGAACGGGATCCCGTCCAGGCGGCGGCAGATCTCGGCGACGTCGGCGGCGTTGTCGACGCCGATCCGGAAGTCCGTGCGGACCTGCCGTGCCCGCACCTCGAACAACCGCGCCGCGTCCGCGGCGGCGACCGTGCCGGCGGACCTGGCATCCGGGTCGGGCACCGGCAGCCCGGTGACCTCGAATGTCGCCTCACCCTCGACGACCAGCGGCAGACGGCTGGTGGCCAGCACGTGAAGGTGCGGGCACGCCGACGACAGCTCGCTGACCAGAGTGGCGCACGCGGCCACCAGGTGCTCGCAGTTGTCCAGCACCATCAGCAGATGCCGTGCATGGAGCTGCTCGGCGAGCGTGTCGGTCAGCGCCTGGTCGGGTCGCGCGTGGACGTCCACCGCCCCGCCGACCGCCCCGCCGACCGCTGCGGCGACCGTGGCGGGTTCACTCACCCCTTGCAGGTCCACCCAAGAGACCCCGTCGGAAAACCGCGACACCACGTCCCGGGCGACCTCCAACGCGAGCCGCGTCTTCCCGCAGCCACCCGAACCGGTCAACGTCACCACGCGGGAACCCGCGACCAGGTCGGCGACTTTCGCACGTTCACGACGGCGGCCGACGAACGCCGCGACCCCGGCAGGTAGCCCGTGCATCTCCATGCACTCCAGCGCGAATCAGAAAGCGCGGTGAGCGAGATGCCGACGGAGCAGCCCGATGAGTGGCCATCGACCCCACGCCCTGACCCCGGTCCCCATGGCCGGATCTTCCCACGAACTGCCACGGGGCAGCCGCGCTCTCGAGCCGCATTCCGCGCCGGAAAATCGGACCGGCGCACTCTGATCACAACCGACCGCGGTGACGGCTTTCACCACTTCTTCCTCGTCTCGGCGGTGGTCGGGCGTCGTGGCCCTCGTTGTGGTCGGGCCCGGGCCGGTTCCACCAGGACGTGCAGCCGCCGGTCCCCGTTCACCGCGTGAGTTGCGGACCGGCTCGGTGGTACGCCACGGTCACGGTGATCAGTCCCCGTCCCCTGGAGCCGATGTGACCGCGTCCCGCCCCCCACGTGTCCTGTTCGTCCAGCACCAGGACGACGGTCCCCCCGGGTACGTCGGGGAGCGGATCGCGCAGCGCGGTGGCGAGGTCGAGGTCGTCCGGGCACAGTCGCCGCGCATGCCCGACCCGCGCGGCTACGACCTCGTCGTGCCGCTCGGCTGCTACGCGTCCGCCTACGACGAGTCGCTGCCGTTCCTGCGCCGCGAACAGGACCTGCTCACCGCCGCGGTGGAATCCGGCGTCGCGGTGTTCGGGATCTGTTTCGGCGCGCAGCTGCTGGCGCGGGTCCTGGGCGGCGAGGTCCACCCCTCCCCCGGTGGCCCGGAGATCGGCTGGCTGGAGGTCGAGACCGCACCGCAGGCGGCGGGCACCGTCGAGCCGGGTCCGTGGCTGGTGTGGCACCTCGACGTGATCAGCCCGCCCGCGGACGGCGTCGAGCTGGCGTGGACCGGTGTCGGCACCCAGGCGTTCCGGCACGGCCGCCACCTCGGGGTCCAGTTCCACCCCGAGGCGACCCTGGACAGCGTGCGGTCCTGGGCCGACCACTACCGCGATCTCCTTCTCGACATCGGCCCCGACCCCGACGAGATCGTCGCGACGACCCGGCGGACCGCAGCGGAGACGGCGCGGCGGGCGTACGTGCTGACGGACCGGGTACTCGCCGCGGCGATGCAGGACGCGGGCCGCCCGGCATGAGGTTCCGCGCCGACCGATGAGGTCCGGGCAGGGGGGCAGTCCCTACCTGTGACCGGCGGGGTACGCCGGGGGTCCGCCCGATGGCAGGGCGGACCCCTCCGGCGGATCGTCGACGGTCCCAGGTAGACGACCCGGACCCGAAGGAGCGACGACGATGTCCACCACCACTGTTCTCCCCCGTTCCACCGGCCGTGACCGTGCGCTGCTCCGGGCCGTCGCCGCGGGCCGGTGCACCGTCAACGACGACGCCTGCCACTCGCTGGCGATCGACGGTGTGTGCTTCTGCGACCAGTTCGCCGCGGTGCGCCTGGCCGGTGCCGGTCTCGTCGAGCCGGCGGGCCGGGCCCGAGGCCCGAGACCACTCCGGCTGACCGACACCGGACGGTCGTTGCTGGCCGCCGCGTGAGCCGGGCACCGCCGGGGCGCCCGAATCGCACGATCCGGCCCTCGCCGCGCACGAGCGTGCTGACCGTACGGACCGGGCGCCGGTGAGCGGCACGACTCCGCCCCCGGCAGGTCGACACCGTGCTGATCGACTCGAACCGCCCGATGACCCGCACGAAGCTGCCCTCGGCCGGGCACCATCGCGCTGATCGACTGCGCGCCGCCCCCCGAGTCGCACGAATCCGCCCCCGCCCCGGCAACAGCGTGCTGATCGACGACGCCGGTACCCGCGAGCTGCACGAATTCGCCCTCGCCGCGGCACGATCGTGCTGATCGACCACGCGCCACCCGACGACACGCACGAATCCGCCCCCGTCCGGGCACAATCGCGCTGATCGACTGCGCGCCGCCCGCCGAGTCGCACGAATCCGCCCCCGCCCCGGCAACAACGTGCAGATCGACCACGCGCCGCCCGACGACTCGCACGAATCCGCCGTCGCCCGGGCCGGATCGTGCTGATCGACCGCACACCACCCGACGATCAGCACGAATCCGCCCCCGCGACGGCACGATCGCGCTGATCGACCACGCCGTCGACGGCGAGGCCTGCACCGCGACCCGCCGAGAACCCGCGCGGGTGTGGCGCCGGCGGCTCCGGGCAGGCACGGTCACACCCATGACCCCGGTTGCGTCCACTCCCGACCCGATGTTCACCGCCGACGCCGTCGGCGGCTGGCTGCAGCTGCCCTCCCCCGCGGTCGCCGAGGTCGTCGGCTCGGTCGGCTTCGACGTCGTCTGCGTCGACACCCAGCACGGGCTGATCGGCGACGACACCACCCTGGGCATGCTGCAGGCCCTCACAGCCACGGGGACGCGGTCGCTGGTCCGCGTGCCCGGGCACGGTGCGGAGCCGATCGGCCGGGCCCTCGACCGGGGCGCCGACGGCGTGATCGTCCCGCTGGTCGACACCGCCGAGCAGGCCGCGGCCGCCGTCGCCGCGTGCCGGTACCCGCCGGACGGCCACCGCAGCTTCGGACCCGTCCGGCCGTCCTGGCTGGGCCGCGACCTGCTCGCCGGCGGGCGGTGCGTCGTGATGGTGGAGACGGTCGCGGCCGTCGCGAACCTGGCGGAGATCCTCGCCGTGGACGGCCTCGACGCGGTGTTCATCGGCCCGTCGGATCTCGCCCTGGCGCACGGGTTCCCGCTCAGCGCGCAGGACCCGGACGGACCCCGCGCGGACGAGTACGGCGAGCTGGTCGGCGGGATCACCGGCCGGTGCGCGGCCGCGGGCGTCCCGGTCGGGATCTACTGCAACTCCCCCGCGCACGCCCGGCGGTTCCGCGAGCTCGGCTGCACGTTCACGATGCTGGGCGCCGAGCAGGCGATCCTGCGGGCCGCGCTCGCCGAGCAGCTGGCCCGGGCCCGGGCCGGCTGACGCAAGGACGGTGCCCGGACGGACCCCGCCGGCCGGGTGCGCCTACCGCAGGACGTCGAGGATGGTCTGGGCCGCCAGGGTCGGGGTCAGCCGCCCGTGCCGGACCTCCTCGGTCAGCCCCGGCAGCTTCTCCGCCAGCCCCGGGTCCTGCAGCAGCCGGTCCATCAGCCGGTCCCGGACCATCTGCCACATCCAGTCGACCTGCTGGTCGGCCCGCCGGGTCGCGAGCTCCCCGGCCTTGTCGAGGGCCTCGCGGTGCTCGGTGACCTTCGCCCAGACCTTGTCCAGCCCCATCCCGGTCTGCCCGGAGCAGGACAGCACCGGGGTGCGCCAGTTCGCCGACGGCGGCGTCATCATGTGCAGCGCCCCGGCGAGCTCGCGGGCGGCGGCCCGGGCGTCCCGCTCGTACGGGCCGTCGGCCTTGTTGACGGCGACGACGTCGGCCAGCTCGAGGATCCCCTTCTTGATCCCCTGCAGCGAGTCGCCGGTGCGGGCGATGGTGAGGAACAGGAACGTGTCGACCATCCCGGCGACCGTCGTCTCGGACTGGCCGACGCCGACGGTCTCGACCAGCACGACGTCGTAGCCGGCGGCCTCCATCAACACCATCGTCTCCCGGGTGCGGCGGGCGACCCCGCCGAGCGTCCCGGCCGACGGGGAGGGCCGGACGAAGGCGTCCGGGTCGACGGCCAGCTTCGGCATGCGGGTCTTATCGCCCAGGATCGAGCCGCGGGTCCGGGTGGACGACGGGTCGACGGCCAGCACCGCCACCCGGTGCCCCTGCCCGGTGAGCCGGGTGCCCATCGCCTCGATGAACGTCGACTTCCCCACCCCCGGCACGCCGGAGATGCCCACCCGGACCGCCTGCCCCGCGCGCGGGCTCAGCTCGAGCAGCAGCTCCTGGGCGGCCCGCTGGTGGTCGGGCCGGCTCGACTCGACGAGCGTGATCGCCCGCGCCAGCAGGGTGCGGTCGCCGGCCAGGACACCGCGGGCGAGCTCCACGGGGTCGGGGACGCGCGGGGCCATCAGGACCTCCGGTTCTCGAGGTGCGGACACGGCGGCACCAGCGTGCGACCCTCCCCGCACCAGCTTGCCACTCATGGAGCATTGGTCCCGTCGCACAGGACCAAAGCTCCATGAGTGGAAATGGGGGCGCGATCAGTCCGCGAAGACGCTGCCGGGCTCCGGGGCCGGGTCGCCGTGACCCAGCTCGGCCGACAGCTTCCCGAGCAGGTCGACCGCCGCCTCGGCGATCACCGTGCCGGGCGGGAACACCGCGGCGGCGCCCATCTCCAGCAGCTCGGGCACGTCGGCCGGCGGGATGACACCGCCGACGACGACCATGATGTCCTCGCGCCCCAGCGCGGCGAGCTCGCGGCGCAGCTCCGGGACCAGCGTGAGGTGCCCGGCGGCCAGCGAGCTAGCGCCGATCACGTGCACGTCGGACTCGACGGCCTGCTTCGCGACCTCGGCCGGGGTCTGGAACAGCGGGCCGACGTCGACGTCGAAGCCGATGTCGGCGAACGCCGTCGCGATGACCTTCTGGCCGCGGTCGTGGCCGTCCTGGCCCATCTTCGCGACCAGGATCCGCGGCTGGCGGCCCTCGGCCCCGGCGAACTCGGCGACGAGCTCGCGGGCACGGTCGATCGCCGGGTTCTTCCCGGCCTCCTTCGAGTACACACCGGAGATGATGCGGATCTGGCCGGCGTGGCGCCCGAAGACCTTCTCCAGCGCGTCGGAGATCTCCCCGACCGTGGCCTTGCTGCGGGCCGCGTCGACGGCCAGGGCGAGCAGGTTCTCGTCGAACCCGCGCGCCGTGCCCTCGGCGATCTTCTCCGCGGCGCCGGTGAGCGCGCGCAGCGACGCGTCGACGGCGCGGTCGTCGCGCTCGGCCCGCAGCTTCTGCAGCTTCTCCAGCTGTTCGCGGCGCACGCCGGCGTTGTCGACCTTGAGCACGTCGATCTGCTCGTCGGTGTCGACCACGTACTTGTTGACGCCGATCACCGGCTGGCGGCCGGAGTCGATCCGGGCCTGGGTGCGGGCCGCGGCCTCCTCGACGCGCATCTTGGGGATGCCGGCGTCGATGGCCTGCGCCATGCCGCCGGCCTTCTCGACCTCGTCGATGTGGGCCCAGGCCCGCCGGGCCAGGTCGTAGGTGAGCCGCTCGACGTAGTACGAGCCGCCCCACGGGTCGACGACGCCGGTGGTGCCGGACTCCTGCTGGAGCAGGAGCTGGGTGTTCCGCGCGATCCGCGCCGAGAAGTCGGTGGGCAGCGCGAGCGCCTCGTCGAGGGCGTTCGTGTGCAGCGACTGGGTGTGCCCCTGGGTCGCGGCCATCGCCTCGACGCAGGTGCGGACGACGTTGTTGTAGACGTCCTGCGCGGTCAGCGACCAGCCGGAGGTCTGCGAGTGCGTCCGCAACGACAGCGACTTGGCGTTCTGCGGCTCGAACCGGTTCACGAGCTTCGACCAGAGCAGGCGCGCGGCCCGCATCTTGGCGACCTCCATGAAGAAGTTCATGCCGATCGCCCAGAAGAAGCTCAGCCGCGGGGCGAACGTGTCGATGTCCAGCCCGGCGTCCACCCCGGCCCGCAGGTACTCCACGCCGTCGGCGAGGGTGTAGGCGAGCTCCAGGTCGTTGGTCGCCCCCGCCTCCTGGATGTGGTAGCCGGAGATCGAGATCGAGTTGAACTTCGGCATCTTCGCGCTGGTGAAGCCGAAGATGTCCGAGATGATCTGCATCGACGGCTGCGGCGGGTAGATGTAGGTGTTGCGGACCATGAACTCCTTCAGAATGTCGTTCTGAATGGTCCCGGTCAGCTTCTCCGGCGCGACGCCCTGCTCCTCGGCCGCGACGATGTACAGCGCGAGCACCGGCAGGACGGCCCCGTTCATCGTCATCGACACCGACATCCGGTCCAGCGGGATGCCGTCGAACAGCTGGCGCATGTCCAGGATGGAGTCGATCGCGACACCGGCCATGCCGACGTCGCCCGCCACCCGCGGGTGGTCGGAGTCGTAGCCGCGGTGGGTGGCCAGGTCGAAGGCGATCGACAGGCCCTTCTGCCCGGCGGCCAGGTTGCGCCGGTAGAACGCGTTCGACTCGGCCGCCGTGGAGAAGCCGGCGTACTGCCGGACCGTCCACGGCTGGTTGGTGTACATCGTCGGGTACGGCCCGCGCAGGTACGGCGTCAGGCCCGGGTAGGTGTTCAGGAAGTCGAGGCCGTCGAGATCCTGCGCGGTGTAGAGCGGCTTGACGCCGATGCCCTCGGGGGCGTCCCAGGTGGGCGCGGTGCCGTTCCAGGCGGACGACGGCGCGGTGGCCGCGTCCAGGGGCACCGAGGTGAAGTCGGGAATGGTCACTTCGACCCCTCCAGGGCGGTGTAGACGTCGTCGATGACGGCGAGCGCGTCGCACCCGGCGAACAGGTACCCGTCCACGCCAGGCACCTCCCCCTTCGGCTTGCCCGCCAGCAGGATGCGGGTCGCCCCCGCCGCGCGCAGCGCGGCCGCGGCGTCGGCGGCCCGCTCCTCGTAGAGCGCGTCCGACGAGCACAGCACGACCACCCGCGTCGCGGCACCGCCGAACGCGTCGGCGACCTCCTGCACGGTCTCGGTCGGGCCCGCGTCGACGGCGTCGATCCCGCCGGCGCCGAGCAGGTTGCGGGTGAACCCGGCCCGCGCGGTGTACACGGCGAGCGGTCCGAGCGTCGCGAGGAACACCGTGGGGCGGGTGCCCTCGGCCTGCAGGACGGCGTCGGAGCGGTCCCGGTAGGCCTCGTAGGCCTCGGCCGGCCGGTAGAGCGGCAGCCCGCCGCGCTCGACGGGCGGGAGCGGCTCCCGGGGCACCGGCTTCTCGTGCAGGTCGGGGAACTCGGAGACCCCGGTCAGCGGCGCCTTGCGGCGGGCCACGTCGGTCTCCCGCCGCGCCCGCACCTCGGCCACCTCGCGGTCCACCAGGCCGGAGTCGAGCGCGGCGACCGCGCCGCCGGCGCCCTCGACCGTCTGGAAGAACGCCCACGCGGCCCGTGCGAGGTCGTCGGTGAGGTGCTCGACGTACCAGGAGCCGCCGCCGGGGTCGATCACCCGCGCCAGGTGCGACTCCTCGATCAGCAGGCTCTGGGTGTTGCGCGCGATCCGCCGGGAGAACGGCTCGGAGGCGCCCAGCGCGGCGTCGAACGGCGGCACGGTCACCGCGTCGGCCCCGCCGACGCCCGCGGCGAAGCCGGCGACGGTGCCGCGCAGCATGTTCACCCACGGGTCACGCCGGGTGAACAGGGCCTCGGGGACGACGGCGTGCTGGCGCTGCGGCACGTCGGTGACGCCGCTGGCCTCCAGCACCCGCGCCCAGAGCCGGCGCGCGGCCCGCAGCTTCGCGATCGTCGGGAACTGCTCGGGGGTGGCGGCGTAGCGGAACTCGAGCACCCGCGCCGCGGACGGGGCGTCCATCCCGGCGCCGGTCAGCTCCCGCAGGTAGGCGACCCCGGCGGCGAGCGACCAGCCGAGCTCCTGGGCGTCCGAACCGCCGGCCTCGCGGATCACGCTCGCGTCCACGGTGACCGCGGTGAGCTTCGGGTAGGTCCCGGCGACCCGCTGCGCGAGCTCGACCACGCTCGCCACGTCCGGGCCGGTGCCGGTGCGGGCACGCACCCCGATCGGGTCGAGGCCGAGCGCGCCGAGCAGCGCCGAGTCCAGGACCCCGTGCCGGCCGGCGAGGTCGAGGTAGGCGGCCCCGGCATCGGCGGCGTCGGAGCCGGCGTCCAGGGCGACCCCGGCCAGGTCCAGGTGGACGCCGTCCAGGGCCGTACCGAGGGCGTCGACCGGGATCCCGCCCTCGCCGACCCGCAGCCAGACCGAGCCGACCCCGCATTCCAGGTCGGCCAGGATCGTCTCCCGGACCGAGGCCGGGTCGGTGCCGGTGTGCCGCTGGCGGACCTCCCAGCCGTCGGGCACGTGGCCGTCGGTGAGCGGGCCCCGGGTGAACGGCCAC
It contains:
- a CDS encoding alpha/beta fold hydrolase, with protein sequence MSSQRTHFVTATDGVTIGGTVHGQGRPLVFVHGIIGDGDIDWQALLPHLIDRFTCYLPSWRGRGLSDDHPDLSWGRLVDDVLAYVDSIGEPTGLVGWSAGGGLALTAAGVQPDAVDAVAVVGPVMPWLMDGQERAALGAAVARMGELAAEGQLTAAARAFAGFPFNDDDIAVAEDAGYFEATGRYVPNVLDVQRQAMEYEGPTPADPAVLGAISAPVLMLLGSDTKHFDHAGARYVADHVPNARIHQIPGAGHAVMLTHPEALAEALTDFFSPAQPPA
- a CDS encoding LuxR C-terminal-related transcriptional regulator, yielding MEMHGLPAGVAAFVGRRRERAKVADLVAGSRVVTLTGSGGCGKTRLALEVARDVVSRFSDGVSWVDLQGVSEPATVAAAVGGAVGGAVDVHARPDQALTDTLAEQLHARHLLMVLDNCEHLVAACATLVSELSSACPHLHVLATSRLPLVVEGEATFEVTGLPVPDPDARSAGTVAAADAARLFEVRARQVRTDFRIGVDNAADVAEICRRLDGIPFAIELAAARVRVLAPGQIAAGLSDRFGLLTGGLRGAPARQRTLVASLDWSYDLLDAAQRLALARLSVFAGSFELDAAEAVVAGDGIDGDDVLDLVAGLVEQSMLEIIERHGRARYRLLESIRVYARQRLSELDDPARVRDRHLEFHVGLAGRAHAGLNSGRPGPWMTRLVADLDDLRAAMDRAAESADLRALVDITEPIVRFWFERGLSGEVHRRLHDAAEIRGVPEEERVRGLTTAALLAIGGGDYAGAHRSASHAVEAARATGVDGALALGLSVRAQTGALAGLSTSAQVDADVEEAVGHAEQCGDAATHAYALAITGWTLLRSRTIDAGCSLLERAIEVCEADDVVFHLPAAHAVLGLWAGWSGRLDRSRRHAERAVELGRQVVRPGWEAIGLAGLGAVEVLHGNQGQARRWLSEAHAVLRARGLTGSNHEMWLCPWRALSACASGDLDTARATAAELVRIGRGSGSRWDEAVGEWLLGVVAHVGEHDDDARAHLEASRALSSDPRLPFPLGRSWLGLAALAGKEDENLGRAWELAHDGLEVLDDYGDRVGAAAALEMIADLAVALGEPQRSLRLLAASQRFHTETGLARLPIQADRFDRARSTARAALNPTDAAACWDAGGELSLAAAVAYARRGRGERRRPQAGWASLSPVERDVVLLVAEGHTNAGIGERLFMSVNTVKKHLTHVYAKLDVGGRADLAAQVARRDL
- a CDS encoding type 1 glutamine amidotransferase, with the translated sequence MTASRPPRVLFVQHQDDGPPGYVGERIAQRGGEVEVVRAQSPRMPDPRGYDLVVPLGCYASAYDESLPFLRREQDLLTAAVESGVAVFGICFGAQLLARVLGGEVHPSPGGPEIGWLEVETAPQAAGTVEPGPWLVWHLDVISPPADGVELAWTGVGTQAFRHGRHLGVQFHPEATLDSVRSWADHYRDLLLDIGPDPDEIVATTRRTAAETARRAYVLTDRVLAAAMQDAGRPA
- a CDS encoding HpcH/HpaI aldolase/citrate lyase family protein; this translates as MTPVASTPDPMFTADAVGGWLQLPSPAVAEVVGSVGFDVVCVDTQHGLIGDDTTLGMLQALTATGTRSLVRVPGHGAEPIGRALDRGADGVIVPLVDTAEQAAAAVAACRYPPDGHRSFGPVRPSWLGRDLLAGGRCVVMVETVAAVANLAEILAVDGLDAVFIGPSDLALAHGFPLSAQDPDGPRADEYGELVGGITGRCAAAGVPVGIYCNSPAHARRFRELGCTFTMLGAEQAILRAALAEQLARARAG
- the meaB gene encoding methylmalonyl Co-A mutase-associated GTPase MeaB is translated as MAPRVPDPVELARGVLAGDRTLLARAITLVESSRPDHQRAAQELLLELSPRAGQAVRVGISGVPGVGKSTFIEAMGTRLTGQGHRVAVLAVDPSSTRTRGSILGDKTRMPKLAVDPDAFVRPSPSAGTLGGVARRTRETMVLMEAAGYDVVLVETVGVGQSETTVAGMVDTFLFLTIARTGDSLQGIKKGILELADVVAVNKADGPYERDARAAARELAGALHMMTPPSANWRTPVLSCSGQTGMGLDKVWAKVTEHREALDKAGELATRRADQQVDWMWQMVRDRLMDRLLQDPGLAEKLPGLTEEVRHGRLTPTLAAQTILDVLR
- the scpA gene encoding methylmalonyl-CoA mutase, whose translation is MTIPDFTSVPLDAATAPSSAWNGTAPTWDAPEGIGVKPLYTAQDLDGLDFLNTYPGLTPYLRGPYPTMYTNQPWTVRQYAGFSTAAESNAFYRRNLAAGQKGLSIAFDLATHRGYDSDHPRVAGDVGMAGVAIDSILDMRQLFDGIPLDRMSVSMTMNGAVLPVLALYIVAAEEQGVAPEKLTGTIQNDILKEFMVRNTYIYPPQPSMQIISDIFGFTSAKMPKFNSISISGYHIQEAGATNDLELAYTLADGVEYLRAGVDAGLDIDTFAPRLSFFWAIGMNFFMEVAKMRAARLLWSKLVNRFEPQNAKSLSLRTHSQTSGWSLTAQDVYNNVVRTCVEAMAATQGHTQSLHTNALDEALALPTDFSARIARNTQLLLQQESGTTGVVDPWGGSYYVERLTYDLARRAWAHIDEVEKAGGMAQAIDAGIPKMRVEEAAARTQARIDSGRQPVIGVNKYVVDTDEQIDVLKVDNAGVRREQLEKLQKLRAERDDRAVDASLRALTGAAEKIAEGTARGFDENLLALAVDAARSKATVGEISDALEKVFGRHAGQIRIISGVYSKEAGKNPAIDRARELVAEFAGAEGRQPRILVAKMGQDGHDRGQKVIATAFADIGFDVDVGPLFQTPAEVAKQAVESDVHVIGASSLAAGHLTLVPELRRELAALGREDIMVVVGGVIPPADVPELLEMGAAAVFPPGTVIAEAAVDLLGKLSAELGHGDPAPEPGSVFAD
- a CDS encoding methylmalonyl-CoA mutase family protein, which produces MTDSGGSGGATDGPVEPDHLVLAGEFDPVTREQWLAAVDGVVRRSGRIGEDAALGAGVETLTRTTVDGIRVAPLYTADDVEGLPDTGVPGAWPFTRGPLTDGHVPDGWEVRQRHTGTDPASVRETILADLECGVGSVWLRVGEGGIPVDALGTALDGVHLDLAGVALDAGSDAADAGAAYLDLAGRHGVLDSALLGALGLDPIGVRARTGTGPDVASVVELAQRVAGTYPKLTAVTVDASVIREAGGSDAQELGWSLAAGVAYLRELTGAGMDAPSAARVLEFRYAATPEQFPTIAKLRAARRLWARVLEASGVTDVPQRQHAVVPEALFTRRDPWVNMLRGTVAGFAAGVGGADAVTVPPFDAALGASEPFSRRIARNTQSLLIEESHLARVIDPGGGSWYVEHLTDDLARAAWAFFQTVEGAGGAVAALDSGLVDREVAEVRARRETDVARRKAPLTGVSEFPDLHEKPVPREPLPPVERGGLPLYRPAEAYEAYRDRSDAVLQAEGTRPTVFLATLGPLAVYTARAGFTRNLLGAGGIDAVDAGPTETVQEVADAFGGAATRVVVLCSSDALYEERAADAAAALRAAGATRILLAGKPKGEVPGVDGYLFAGCDALAVIDDVYTALEGSK